From one candidate division KSB1 bacterium genomic stretch:
- a CDS encoding ribose-phosphate pyrophosphokinase, protein MSEPQLKIFSGSSHPKLAYEIANHLKVELGLVSRDRFNDGEISIKYNENIRGADIFIIQSTNSPADNILELLIMIDAARRASAKRITAVMPYYGYARQDRKDQPRVPISAKLLANLFSEAGADRILTMDLHVSQIQGFFDIPLDHLYGSYVFSEYFHDKAIPDLVITAPDIGSVRMARAYSKRLKGDLAIVDKRRPATNEVEVLNIIGDVKDKNILFVDDIVDTASTLAEASVAVKEQGAKEIYVACSHALLSKDAVTKIMESPIKEFAVTDSLYIDKTKQIPKLKVLPVASLFSQAIERIHYEKSISILFDIEKL, encoded by the coding sequence TTGAGCGAGCCACAATTAAAAATATTTTCAGGGTCATCACATCCTAAGTTGGCCTATGAGATTGCCAATCACCTAAAAGTTGAGCTCGGTTTGGTTTCCCGTGATCGATTCAATGATGGTGAAATTAGTATTAAATACAATGAAAATATTCGCGGTGCTGATATTTTTATCATTCAGTCTACAAATTCTCCGGCTGATAATATTTTGGAATTGCTGATTATGATTGATGCTGCCCGGCGGGCTTCAGCGAAACGAATCACCGCAGTGATGCCATATTACGGATATGCACGCCAAGACAGAAAAGACCAACCCAGGGTACCTATAAGCGCTAAATTGTTAGCAAATCTCTTCTCGGAAGCAGGCGCTGACAGGATACTAACAATGGATTTACATGTATCACAAATTCAAGGATTCTTTGATATTCCTTTGGACCATCTTTACGGTTCTTATGTTTTTTCTGAGTATTTTCATGATAAAGCAATTCCTGATTTAGTGATTACTGCACCTGATATTGGCAGCGTTAGAATGGCACGCGCTTACTCTAAAAGACTAAAAGGAGATTTGGCAATTGTCGACAAACGTCGACCAGCTACAAATGAAGTAGAAGTACTCAATATAATTGGTGATGTAAAAGATAAAAATATTTTATTTGTTGATGATATAGTAGATACGGCAAGTACTTTGGCAGAAGCTTCTGTTGCTGTTAAAGAACAAGGTGCTAAAGAAATATATGTTGCTTGTTCCCACGCATTGTTATCAAAAGATGCTGTAACTAAAATCATGGAATCGCCAATCAAAGAATTTGCTGTAACGGATTCACTCTATATAGACAAGACTAAACAGATTCCCAAGCTAAAAGTATTGCCTGTGGCTTCATTGTTTAGTCAGGCTATCGAGCGAATTCACTATGAGAAATCGATTAGTATCTTATTCGATATAGAAAAACTATAG
- the ispE gene encoding 4-(cytidine 5'-diphospho)-2-C-methyl-D-erythritol kinase produces the protein MFRSIKCYPPAKINLSLRILFKRVDGYHEIETLLQTVNLTDSLEISLTNNHSIELNVFKSNIPSDESNLCFKAAELFSKEVKGFCGCKIELTKTIPDGAGLGGGSSDAASTLKSLNELFDYTLSNEKLFKLASTLGSDVPFFLREGTAVGNGRGDILTYVETTWNYPVLIVCPSFKISTSWAYQNLKIALTREPNCNILLSLLSEKLSSSDILKYFSNDFESPVFLKYPNLGELKDRLYQEGAFFAGMSGSGSSLFGLFFSNNQAKKAKISFQNQYTVFIAKLIAGNK, from the coding sequence ATGTTTCGGTCCATAAAATGCTATCCTCCAGCGAAGATTAATCTTTCGTTAAGAATTCTGTTCAAACGAGTAGACGGCTATCATGAAATTGAAACATTATTACAAACAGTTAATTTAACGGATTCTCTTGAAATTTCATTAACCAATAATCATTCAATTGAATTAAATGTTTTTAAATCAAATATACCTTCGGATGAATCAAATTTGTGCTTTAAAGCGGCTGAGTTATTTTCGAAAGAAGTTAAGGGTTTTTGTGGCTGCAAAATTGAATTAACAAAAACAATTCCCGATGGTGCCGGATTAGGAGGTGGAAGCAGTGATGCCGCGTCAACGCTTAAGTCCTTAAATGAACTTTTTGATTACACGTTATCGAACGAGAAATTGTTTAAACTTGCATCTACTCTTGGTTCGGATGTACCATTTTTTCTAAGAGAAGGAACTGCAGTTGGGAATGGCAGAGGTGATATCCTTACTTATGTAGAAACCACCTGGAATTACCCGGTTTTGATTGTTTGTCCCAGTTTCAAAATATCAACTTCATGGGCTTACCAGAACCTCAAAATAGCCTTGACAAGGGAACCAAATTGTAATATATTGCTTAGTCTATTATCAGAGAAATTATCATCCTCTGATATACTTAAATATTTTTCAAATGACTTTGAGAGTCCTGTTTTTTTAAAATATCCGAATTTGGGCGAACTTAAAGATAGACTTTATCAGGAAGGCGCTTTTTTCGCTGGTATGTCTGGTTCAGGTTCATCCTTATTCGGTTTATTTTTTTCAAATAACCAAGCGAAGAAAGCCAAAATTAGTTTTCAAAATCAATATACGGTTTTTATCGCAAAATTAATAGCAGGAAATAAATAG
- a CDS encoding UDP-2,3-diacylglucosamine diphosphatase, translating into MFFFFYSTLKQVFLIITQTENYDLDSDQEIFFISDAHAGSKDVDAEIKKDKYLSSFFDLLMDISPPPVLYIVGDLFDFWFEYRHTIPTKYQKILGKLALMIERGIEIRYVTGNHDFWMDKYFPVELGIPVFHGIHSLIVGSKKIHISHGDGVLKEDTGYRVLKKILRNKWVIATYKLIHPDIGIPFAHWASSTSRTAGLRTPEQARKDDAEYFSYAKEQLENGYDYVIIGHTHRPKAVSYNNKRYINLGDWIQHFTFANYNGEVLNLFHWNGNQKHSNSQIVTLKNYKEEFIETL; encoded by the coding sequence ATTTTTTTCTTTTTCTATTCAACGCTCAAACAGGTATTTCTTATTATTACTCAAACAGAAAATTATGATTTAGATTCGGATCAGGAAATATTTTTCATTTCCGATGCTCATGCCGGATCAAAAGATGTAGACGCTGAAATTAAAAAAGATAAATATCTAAGTAGTTTTTTTGATTTGTTAATGGATATTTCTCCACCACCTGTGCTTTATATTGTTGGCGACCTCTTCGATTTTTGGTTTGAATACAGACATACAATTCCAACGAAATATCAAAAAATATTAGGAAAACTGGCACTCATGATAGAACGTGGAATTGAAATTCGCTACGTTACCGGCAACCATGATTTTTGGATGGACAAATATTTTCCTGTTGAATTAGGAATACCGGTATTTCATGGTATTCATTCTCTTATAGTAGGTTCAAAAAAAATACATATTTCCCATGGAGACGGAGTTTTAAAAGAGGACACCGGTTACCGAGTTTTAAAAAAAATATTAAGAAATAAATGGGTGATTGCTACCTACAAACTTATACACCCAGATATAGGAATCCCTTTTGCTCATTGGGCATCTTCTACAAGCCGGACCGCTGGATTGCGAACACCGGAACAAGCCAGAAAAGACGACGCTGAATATTTTTCCTATGCTAAAGAACAGTTAGAAAATGGTTATGATTATGTAATCATAGGGCATACCCACCGTCCTAAAGCAGTCTCGTACAATAATAAAAGATATATAAACCTTGGAGATTGGATTCAGCACTTTACTTTTGCTAATTATAACGGAGAAGTTTTGAATCTATTTCACTGGAATGGCAATCAAAAACATTCCAATTCTCAGATAGTAACACTGAAAAATTATAAGGAAGAATTTATTGAAACTCTATAA
- a CDS encoding PBP1A family penicillin-binding protein: protein MKRRIRSIPTDSSNSRSSSSRGRKLKIIVPILSLIFIGLLIFWTARDLPSLTQLEHFEPTLVTKVLSADGKVIKEFFFERRDYVPLKDIPILMQKAIISTEDKRFYSHWGFDLKRTMKAAYVDLIHLARLEGASTITQQLARDLYFTQQKVFIRKIRELITAIQIERTYSKDEIIEMYLNHIWFGHGCYGIKAAAEYFLNKSVKDLNLEESALLAAIVNVPAVYSPINHPERALKRRNLVLSLMYRNGELSEEEYLQAKEKPIVLGEGGRPGRNDIGPYFTEHIRRTLEKQFGTDLYTGGYTIHTTLDSRMQKFAESATKAKLSKLQEIVRNRFKNPVKFQELLDKFVKDSSLHASIMKDTTKVDSLINQYAAVQTAFIAINPKNGHVLAMIGGRDFVESKFNRAVQAKRQPGSAFKPFIYTAVFDNGYPPTFEVLNQPIALFMPDGTRWQPRNFTRKLGGLTTLRNALKFSLNLPSVRLLQDVVPPQQVVEYAKRMGLTTNIRPVAALALGTSEVIPIELVSAYGLLANKGILVKPVYITKIVDRRGEVIFQEIPERKEVLSEQTAYIMTSLLETVLDHGTGSSARYLYGFRRPGAGKTGTTDKHTDAWFVGYTPQIAAGVWVGIDDPSISLGEKQTGSTAALPIWANFMKSVYDSIDYPVEHFEMPEGIIKLTICEESKVKKKYCPKFFDEVFKVGTEPLEECPIHTGNPRKGDKSKRIIF, encoded by the coding sequence ATGAAACGCCGTATTAGATCAATCCCAACTGATTCTTCAAACTCAAGAAGTTCATCATCCCGAGGCAGAAAGCTGAAAATAATTGTTCCTATTCTTTCGTTGATATTTATTGGACTACTCATTTTCTGGACCGCTCGCGATTTACCATCACTCACACAATTAGAACATTTCGAACCTACATTGGTGACTAAAGTCTTATCCGCTGATGGAAAAGTGATAAAGGAATTCTTTTTCGAAAGAAGAGATTATGTGCCTTTAAAAGATATACCAATTCTAATGCAAAAGGCTATTATCAGCACAGAGGACAAGAGATTTTATTCCCATTGGGGATTCGATTTAAAGCGAACAATGAAGGCAGCTTACGTCGATTTGATCCACCTTGCTCGATTGGAAGGAGCAAGTACCATCACACAGCAGCTTGCCCGAGACCTTTATTTTACCCAGCAAAAAGTTTTTATCCGCAAAATCCGGGAGTTAATCACTGCAATTCAAATTGAACGTACTTATTCAAAAGACGAAATAATTGAAATGTATCTCAACCATATTTGGTTTGGGCATGGGTGTTATGGTATCAAAGCTGCAGCTGAATACTTTTTAAATAAGTCTGTCAAAGACCTCAATTTAGAGGAAAGTGCTTTACTTGCAGCTATCGTTAACGTACCGGCAGTTTATTCGCCAATAAATCATCCGGAGCGAGCCCTAAAAAGACGGAACCTGGTTTTATCTTTGATGTATAGAAACGGCGAATTGAGTGAAGAGGAATACTTGCAGGCAAAGGAGAAACCAATCGTTCTTGGAGAAGGAGGAAGACCGGGGCGAAATGATATCGGCCCTTACTTCACCGAACATATCCGCAGAACCCTTGAAAAACAGTTTGGCACTGACTTATATACTGGCGGGTATACAATCCATACGACGCTTGATTCACGTATGCAGAAATTCGCAGAGTCAGCAACGAAAGCAAAATTGAGTAAATTGCAAGAAATAGTAAGAAATAGATTTAAAAATCCGGTTAAATTTCAAGAACTTTTGGATAAATTTGTTAAGGATTCTTCATTACATGCTAGCATTATGAAGGACACAACCAAGGTCGATTCTTTAATCAATCAGTATGCTGCTGTACAAACCGCTTTTATTGCCATAAATCCAAAAAATGGTCATGTCCTTGCAATGATTGGCGGCCGCGATTTTGTCGAATCGAAATTTAACCGCGCAGTCCAGGCAAAACGTCAACCTGGCTCCGCATTTAAACCATTTATTTACACTGCCGTTTTTGACAATGGCTATCCACCAACGTTTGAAGTTTTAAATCAACCTATTGCTTTATTTATGCCCGATGGCACCAGATGGCAACCTCGTAATTTTACAAGAAAATTAGGTGGACTTACGACTCTTCGTAATGCTTTAAAATTTTCTTTGAATCTGCCGTCAGTAAGATTATTGCAAGATGTAGTACCGCCACAACAAGTTGTAGAGTATGCCAAAAGAATGGGACTCACCACCAATATTAGACCGGTTGCTGCTCTTGCGCTGGGAACTTCTGAGGTGATTCCAATAGAGCTGGTTTCTGCTTATGGCCTTCTTGCGAATAAAGGCATTTTAGTCAAACCGGTTTACATTACAAAAATTGTCGATCGCAGAGGTGAGGTCATTTTTCAGGAAATTCCCGAACGAAAAGAAGTATTATCCGAACAGACAGCATATATAATGACCAGTCTTCTTGAAACTGTCTTGGATCATGGAACAGGCAGCTCTGCAAGGTATCTTTATGGATTTCGGCGACCTGGAGCGGGAAAAACCGGAACGACCGACAAACACACTGATGCCTGGTTTGTAGGATATACGCCACAAATTGCTGCAGGGGTTTGGGTAGGCATTGACGACCCCTCTATTAGTCTTGGAGAGAAGCAGACAGGATCTACAGCAGCATTACCTATTTGGGCAAATTTCATGAAATCTGTTTATGACAGCATTGATTACCCAGTGGAACATTTTGAAATGCCTGAAGGAATTATAAAACTTACAATCTGTGAAGAAAGTAAAGTCAAGAAAAAATACTGTCCAAAGTTTTTTGATGAAGTGTTTAAAGTTGGAACCGAACCACTAGAGGAATGCCCGATTCATACAGGGAATCCCAGGAAAGGGGATAAAAGCAAAAGAATTATCTTTTGA
- a CDS encoding thymidine phosphorylase, translated as MFNPVEIIRTKRDGAEISPDRLAEFIKEFTAGNVSDYQMSAFMMAVYFQNMTVEEMSSLVHAMRESGNVLDLSDLKGVKLDKHSTGGVGDKISLILAPLLASMGLIVPMISGRGLGHSGGTLDKLESIPGLDPKISLSRMKKVIEKVGFVIAGQTDELVPADRKMYALRDMTATVESLPLVVGSIMSKKLSEDLDGLILDVKTGKGSFFPNEQDAIHLAKLLIKVGEGFGVKTRALLTNMNTPIGNAIGNWVEVYESIECLLDKGPEDTMELVYAQGLAAMQLSGDDRPANKIVAGLRNAISSGIAMEKFTQYVGEVGGDVGCVENYQDYQLPPKIEVRSAKSGFVTAINAFEIGIATNNAGAGRTKASDRVDPVAGVILKKKVMDEVEVGEPLAYLYTQKREKSNLQNQISGAFQIQEKRGHKESLILGEVDRNGQLVPFKVK; from the coding sequence ATGTTTAATCCTGTTGAAATCATTCGGACTAAACGTGATGGTGCGGAAATATCGCCTGATAGATTGGCAGAATTTATCAAAGAATTTACTGCAGGTAATGTATCAGATTACCAAATGAGCGCCTTTATGATGGCGGTTTATTTTCAGAATATGACGGTAGAAGAAATGAGTTCTCTGGTCCATGCTATGCGAGAATCCGGCAATGTATTGGATTTAAGTGATCTCAAGGGCGTTAAATTAGACAAACATAGTACAGGCGGCGTGGGTGATAAAATATCTCTTATTTTAGCTCCTCTGCTTGCAAGCATGGGACTAATTGTGCCAATGATATCCGGCCGGGGACTTGGACATTCAGGCGGTACTCTGGATAAGTTGGAATCAATACCAGGGTTAGATCCAAAAATCTCATTGTCCAGAATGAAAAAAGTGATCGAAAAAGTAGGATTTGTCATTGCCGGTCAGACGGATGAATTGGTTCCGGCAGATCGTAAAATGTATGCCCTGCGAGATATGACGGCAACTGTAGAATCATTGCCTTTGGTTGTTGGCAGCATAATGAGTAAAAAATTATCAGAAGATCTGGATGGTTTAATTCTGGATGTCAAAACGGGCAAAGGATCCTTTTTCCCAAATGAGCAGGATGCTATACATCTGGCAAAACTTCTCATCAAAGTTGGGGAAGGATTTGGAGTAAAAACTCGGGCGTTGCTGACCAATATGAATACTCCCATTGGCAATGCAATCGGAAATTGGGTTGAGGTTTATGAATCTATTGAATGCTTGCTTGACAAAGGTCCTGAAGATACTATGGAATTGGTTTATGCACAAGGTTTGGCTGCGATGCAGCTTTCCGGTGATGATAGACCTGCAAATAAAATTGTGGCTGGCTTAAGGAATGCTATTTCTTCCGGAATTGCGATGGAAAAATTTACTCAATATGTAGGCGAAGTGGGAGGTGATGTAGGTTGTGTGGAGAATTATCAAGATTATCAATTGCCGCCTAAGATTGAAGTACGATCTGCAAAATCCGGTTTTGTCACGGCAATAAATGCTTTCGAAATCGGAATTGCGACTAATAATGCCGGAGCGGGTCGCACAAAAGCTAGCGATAGGGTCGATCCGGTTGCCGGGGTTATATTAAAGAAGAAAGTAATGGATGAAGTTGAGGTGGGTGAACCTCTTGCATACCTGTATACACAAAAGCGTGAAAAAAGTAATTTACAAAATCAAATAAGTGGGGCTTTTCAAATCCAGGAGAAGCGTGGTCATAAAGAATCACTTATTTTGGGGGAGGTTGACCGAAACGGTCAATTAGTGCCATTTAAGGTGAAATAG
- the glmM gene encoding phosphoglucosamine mutase: MSKLMVSISGIRGIVGESFTPSVIRNYTAAFGLTMGKKIVVGRDTRVTGKMVENFVVGTLQSIGCDVVSVGITPTPTIQIAVENLNAAGGIAITASHNPIEWNALKLIGPDGLFLDEMQGKAVIDLAENLEIEYKDWQSIGQYEIYERAIEDHKNAIYDLPFIDVEALRKRKFHVAIDCVNGAGSLFFPDFLQSLGCEVVQINTTPNGIFPHTPEPLPENLQELIELTKSSEVDLAFATDPDSDRLAILSEKGEPLVEEYTLALAVNFMLSYKPGPIVTNVSTTMAIDDIANKYGAQVIRTKVGEIHVAKRMREVNAVIGGEGNGGVILPDIHLGRDAPIAAAITLQHLLEFGGTISALRQSLPQYVMAKKKVEVGKTDTDSILTRIYENHSHEQIDLTDGIKIIWEKSWVQLRKSNTEPIIRVYAEAETKIQAESLANSFLDELLQYDK, encoded by the coding sequence TTGTCCAAATTGATGGTGAGTATTTCAGGAATTCGTGGGATTGTTGGCGAATCTTTTACACCATCGGTTATCCGAAATTACACAGCAGCATTCGGATTAACTATGGGTAAGAAGATTGTTGTGGGCCGGGATACCAGAGTTACAGGAAAGATGGTTGAAAACTTTGTTGTCGGGACACTTCAATCTATTGGTTGTGATGTGGTTTCAGTCGGAATTACGCCAACGCCAACGATTCAAATTGCTGTTGAAAATCTTAATGCAGCTGGAGGGATTGCCATTACCGCAAGCCATAATCCGATTGAATGGAATGCCCTGAAATTGATTGGTCCCGATGGATTATTTTTAGACGAGATGCAAGGCAAAGCAGTTATAGACCTTGCAGAGAATCTGGAAATCGAATATAAAGATTGGCAATCGATAGGTCAATATGAAATTTATGAAAGGGCAATTGAAGATCATAAAAATGCCATTTACGATTTACCATTTATTGATGTGGAAGCCTTGCGAAAAAGAAAATTCCATGTTGCAATTGACTGTGTGAATGGCGCAGGTTCATTGTTTTTTCCTGATTTTTTACAGTCATTGGGTTGTGAAGTTGTGCAAATCAACACAACACCAAATGGCATTTTCCCTCACACACCTGAGCCGTTACCGGAGAATTTGCAGGAATTGATAGAGCTCACTAAATCCTCTGAAGTGGATCTGGCATTTGCAACCGATCCTGATTCTGACCGCCTTGCCATTCTTTCCGAAAAGGGAGAACCGCTGGTTGAAGAATATACGCTCGCATTAGCCGTAAATTTTATGCTTTCTTATAAGCCAGGTCCCATTGTAACTAACGTATCAACAACTATGGCAATTGATGACATTGCAAATAAATATGGTGCACAAGTGATTCGTACCAAGGTTGGGGAAATTCATGTTGCCAAAAGAATGCGTGAAGTAAATGCGGTTATCGGCGGAGAAGGAAACGGTGGTGTAATTCTTCCGGATATTCATTTGGGTCGGGATGCCCCGATCGCAGCTGCAATTACGCTGCAGCATTTACTTGAATTTGGTGGTACCATTTCAGCTTTGCGACAAAGCTTACCCCAATATGTAATGGCAAAGAAGAAAGTTGAAGTTGGCAAGACTGACACCGATTCTATTCTTACGAGAATATATGAAAATCACAGTCATGAGCAAATTGATTTGACGGATGGAATAAAAATAATATGGGAAAAGTCGTGGGTACAATTACGTAAATCAAATACCGAACCGATTATCCGAGTTTATGCCGAAGCGGAGACAAAAATCCAAGCTGAATCGCTTGCAAATAGTTTTCTTGATGAACTTTTACAGTACGACAAATAA